In Corynebacterium afermentans subsp. afermentans, a genomic segment contains:
- a CDS encoding DUF7218 family protein — protein sequence MADSIKDPELYEALLREGNSKSKAAAIANAAARDGRSAVGERGGESGSYEDWTKDELYARAQELDIEGRSEMTKDELIEALRD from the coding sequence ATGGCTGATTCGATCAAGGATCCCGAGCTCTACGAGGCCCTGCTGCGCGAGGGCAACTCCAAGTCCAAGGCGGCCGCCATCGCCAACGCAGCGGCGCGCGACGGCCGCTCCGCAGTCGGCGAGCGCGGCGGCGAGTCCGGCTCCTACGAGGACTGGACCAAAGACGAGCTGTACGCCCGCGCCCAGGAGCTCGACATCGAGGGCCGCTCCGAGATGACCAAAGACGAATTGATCGAGGCGCTGCGTGACTAA